A region of Vitis vinifera cultivar Pinot Noir 40024 chromosome 13, ASM3070453v1 DNA encodes the following proteins:
- the LOC100251921 gene encoding serine/arginine-rich splicing factor RS2Z32 yields MPRYDDRHGSTRLYVGRLSSRTRSRDLEDLFSRYGRVRDVDMKHDFAFVEFSDPRDADDARYSLNGRDFDGSRIIVEFAKGGPRGPGGSREYLGRGPPPGSGRCFNCGIDGHWARDCKAGDWKNKCYRCGERGHIERNCQNSPKKLKRGRSYSRSPSPRRGRSRSRSRSRSYSRSRSYSQPRSSPKRERSAERLERRSRSPHDSRSPKRRKASPPPSKGRKRSPTPDERSPKERSPSPRDRKQTTNGSDYSDSPRVKSRSPALDAERDSPRDRNYRRSPDEENGHSRSPSPIPRDDASPVDDDE; encoded by the exons ATGCCTCGGTATGATGACCGCCATGGGAGTACCCGTCTTTATGTTGGTCGTTTGTCTTCTCGGACAAGGTCGCGTGATCTGGAGGACCTATTTAGTAGATATGGAAG AGTACGCGATGTGGACATGAAGCACGACTTTGCCTTTGTT GAATTCAGTGATCCACGAGATGCCGATGATGCAAGGTATAGCTTGAATGGTCGAGATTTCGATGGAAGTCGTATAATAGTAGAATTTGCTAAGGGG GGTCCACGCGGTCCTGGTGGGTCTCGTGAGTATCTTGGCAGAGGTCCTCCACCTGGATCAGGTCGCTGCTTTAACTGTGGAATTGATGGCCATTGGGCTCGAGATTGTAAAGCTGGTGATTGGAAGAACAAGTGTTACCGCTGTGGGGAACGGGGCCATATAGAAAGAAATTGTCAGAATAGTCCGAAGAAGCTAAA GCGTGGACGTAGTTATTCTCGGTCTCCATCTCCTCGTCGTGGTCGGAGCCGGAGCCGAAGCAGAAGTCGTAGTTACAGCAGGAGCCGCAGTTACAG TCAACCCAGATCATCTCCTAAGAGGGAGCGAAGTGCTGAGCGTCTGGAGAGAAGATCTAGGAGCCCTCATGACAGCAGGAGCCCTAAGCGGCGCAAGGCATCACCACCACCATCAAAGGGAAGGAAACGCAGTCCAACACCTGATGAGAGGAGCCCAAAAGAGAGAAGCCCCTCCCCAAGGGATCGTAAGCAGACCACCAATGGTTCAGACTACAGTGACAGCCCCAGGGTGAAGAGCAGAAGCCCTGCACTTGATGCTGAGAGAGACAGCCCAAGAGATAGGAATTACAGGAGGAGCCCTGATGAAGAAAATGGCCACAGTCGCAGCCCTAGTCCCATTCCTAGGGACGATGCAAGTCCTGTTGATGATGATGAGTAA